CAAATTCAacgtagtcaagcatgtgttgactttgagaaatTCACAGAAAAGATTCACATCAGTCACTCCAATATATGTACGTAGATCTTTTACACGACAGTTCTGTCCCAAGGTCTGAGGTAACTTCGACTGAAGGTTCTCTCCATGACATTTGCATTCCACTATACAATCAAGTGCTAAATGTAAATCACCGGACGAACTTGCAACCTCTGCCATGCTTTTTACCAACGACACTGTCATCTCTTCAGATGTTGCAGACAAAATACCACTCATGAATAAAAACACTTGTTTCAGTTCATTTTTGTTCCTTTCATCAGTCACTACTGATTTACAATCTCTGTCTCCATCAAGGATCTCATAAGCAAGATAAAAGCCAGCAAAGAACTCTTGAAAGCTCTTGTGCAGAAAGCCAAAGCGTAAGGAACGTTTCCTCTTGCTGCCACCGGTCTGGATCGACAGAAAACCAAACTTGATCAAATTACTGGAACTGCCTTTCAATTTATTCTCGTCGAAATATAACTCTTTTACGTAAAGACTGCAACGCCATGCATCCCAACTGCACCAGGTCATCCTTGTAAACGTCCAGTGGGTCCACATTACTGCCATTCGATGATCCAATTCTCTTTTCATATCTTAACAAAACACATCGAACTATTTCTATGTACAGCTGTGTCTTTTCCGGTGGAAGTACACCCTTAAAATCTTCCCAAATGATGCAAAGTAAAGCTGTGTTCAGAGGATTCCGTGTCAACTGTCTTAACTCTGATCTGTCACTCAAAAGCTGTTTAAGTAGCTCTTCTGCCAAGTGTTCCATGCCTTTAAAGTACTTAAGGATGTATATCTGCGCATCTACAAAAGTAAATCCAATAATCTCCCATAGGGTGTCACAGTACCGTCTCACTGTCCTTCCAGCTTCGTGGCGTGATGTGATAACAATGCGGCAATTGGGTAGGACTCTACTTTCCAGAAGGTCATTGTAAAAGTCAAATTTACTGGAATCCACTTCATCAAGTCCATCAAGCACTAACAGAACTTTGGACTGATTTTCTCGAATGAAATCGAAGAAACATTCCTTTGCGTCTTCGTCAAAatcaaaaggaagaatttggtCATCAATGGCCTCCAAAATATCTGTTTCCATATCACGACACCTCAAAAGCAACAGAACGTCAATTTCAGGGAAAGACTCGTCCCATTCTTTTCGTTTCATTGCCCAATCATATGCCAGTTTTTGACAATAGGTCGTCTTTCCCATGCCTGGGTCTCCTTCAATTAAAACAGTCCGT
The sequence above is a segment of the Montipora foliosa isolate CH-2021 chromosome 2, ASM3666993v2, whole genome shotgun sequence genome. Coding sequences within it:
- the LOC137993613 gene encoding nucleotide-binding oligomerization domain-containing protein 2-like, whose product is MKTSGEADRVQPEASCADVVSAAATGSSTHTHHEQDLPYFANIIERIRQLYNTREKSVLPVPWCEDFSFHLDDIFTKLKIVGKEKTRGTLTDEITNMTAIFKGHKDCAEPRTVLIEGDPGMGKTTYCQKLAYDWAMKRKEWDESFPEIDVLLLLRCRDMETDILEAIDDQILPFDFDEDAKECFFDFIRENQSKVLLVLDGLDEVDSSKFDFYNDLLESRVLPNCRIVITSRHEAGRTVRRYCDTLWEIIGFTFVDAQIYILKYFKGMEHLAEELLKQLLSDRSELRQLTRNPLNTALLCIIWEDFKGVLPPEKTQLYIEIVRCVLLRYEKRIGSSNGSNVDPLDVYKDDLVQLGCMALQSLRKRVIFRRE